The Streptomyces sp. NBC_01268 genome segment GGTGGAGGGCGGTCTGCTGGGCGCAGTGCGCCACACCGTTGACGTCGGGCGGGAAGGACTCGGTGACGATGACGACACGCATACGGGTGTTGTCGTCGCACTCGGCGTGTCCCCGTCAAAGTGGATCTGGACGGGCGGGGAACGTCCCATGAGCGTTTGCCCCGGGCGGCGCCAAGAGCGGCGGGGGTGGCCGTTTCGGCCACCCCCGGGTGTACGGCGCTCAGACCTGGAGGTCGAGATCCGGCCCTATCCGGTTGCGCACGGCCGTCTGGACCTCGGCCTCCTCGGCGGGATCGGCGGCGAGCCGGCGCAGGCGTTCGGCGACGCGGACGTCACCCGTCTCCGCGTGGAGCGCGGCGAGCTCGCGGGTGGTCTCCTCGCAGTCCCACAGGCATTCGACGGCGAAGCCGTTGGCGAAGGTGGGATCGGTGGCGGCCAGGGCGCGGGCGGTGCGGCCGCGCAGTTGGGAGGAGGCCGTCTCACGGTAGATGTGGCGCAGCACGGGGGCCGCGCACCCGATGCCGAGGCGCCCGGCGCCGTCGACGAGGGGGTAGAGGGCGGCCGCGTCGGGGCCCTGGGCACGCACGGTCTCGCGGAGGGCGCCGAGGACGAGGGGGGAGTCCTGGGTGCCGCCGCGGAAGGCGAGCATGCCGGCCGCGGCCGTGCCGAGCGCGTCGGGGCGGTGGACCCAGCCGCGGGCCCGGTCCACGGCGGCTTCGCCGCACATGCGCTCGAAGGCGGCGACGGCCGCGTCGGCGACGGTGCGGGAGGCCTCGCCGGCGGCGAGTTCGACGAGGTCGAGGACGGCGGGGTCCTGTGCCTCGGCGAGGTAGTGCAGCGCGGCGCAGCGGGCGCCGTCGGGGCCGCGGCGGGCGGTGGCGAGGATCAGCTCGCGGTCCTCGGGGGCGGCGACGGCGACCAGGCAGCGGGCGGCGGGCCCGTGCAGCTCGGCGCCGCGCTCCAGGCCCTCCTGGGCCCAGTCGAGGACGGCCTGGACGCTCCAGCCGGGCCGGGGCCCGCTGGGGCGGAGCTGGCGCTGCCAGCGGTCGAAGGAGCCCTGTTCGCCGGCGGCCTTGATCCGGGCGCCGACGGCGGCGCGCGGGTCCTCGGCCCACAGCCGCCAGGGCCGCGGTTCGAAGGCGTCGCGGACGGCTGCCGCGAGCTCGGCCTCGCCCTCGGCGTCGGCCGGGAAGCGGGCGAGCACGGGCAGGGCGAGGGAGCGCAGGCCTGCGTCGTCGTCGCGGAGCGCGAGCTCGTCCAGGGCCCAGGCCCAGTTGGTCCCGGTGGCGGCGTACCGCCGCAGGAGCAGCAGGGCGTCGCGGCGTCCGTAGGAGGCGAGGTGGCCGAGGACGGCGAGCGCGAGCCCGGTCCTGCCCTCCTCGGTGTCGAGGTGGTCCTCGGCGCCGAAGAGGTGCGCCTCGATCTCCTCCAGACCTCCGTGGAGGTCCAGGTAGAGCCGTGCGTAGTAGAGGGAGCGGTTCTCGACCTGCCAGTCGTGGCGGGGGTCGTCGAGAACGCAGCCGTTGAGGGCCGCGAGGGCCTCGGCACGTGGCGCGGCGAGCGCGTGCAGGGTGCCGTCGCCGCGGCCCCTCTGCAACAGGCCGAGCAGGGTGCCGCTCGGCGCTATGACTGGATCGAACATGGAAGACGCCTCACATCAAGCTGTCGACACGACCGGGGGGAATCCGGGATGAACCGGGTCAGGCTGTTCGCCTAGGCCGTGCGGCAACATGTCGGGCCGCCCGTCGTCCTGCGCTTGCCAGTGACCATCTTCCTCTGCCTCTCGTCGGTGGCCCCCTGCGGGCCCGACGTCATGATGACCCACCCATTTCGCCACCGCGACCACATTTACGACGCTGCTCTCACCTGGGGTTCAGCCGGTGTTCACCCGGTTCCGAACAGCTCCAGGAGTTCGGCCTTGCCGAACATCCGCGCGGTGTCCACGGCGGACGGAGTCCCTGCCTCCGGATTTGCCCCGCCGGCGAGGAGCGCGCGGATCACGGCGTCCTCTCCCTTGAAGACGGCACCGGCGAGCGGGGTCTGGCCGCGGTCGTTGGCGCGGTCGGCGTCGGCACCGCGCTCCAGGAGGGCGGAGACCGCGTCCGCGTGCCCGTGGTAGGCGGCGAGCATGACGAGCGAGTCGCCCTTCTCGTTGGTGAGGTTCGCGGGGACCCCCGCGTCGACGTAGGCGGCGAGGGTCGCGGCGTCGCCGGTGCGAGCCAGGTCGAAGACCTTGGAAGCCAGCTCGACGACCTCGGGGTCCGGGGTCGGGCTCTCGCTCATGGTGACGCCTACCTCTCGTGCTTGACCTGCGCACGGCAGGTGAGGCCGTACGAGTGAATCGACAGGGTACTGCCCGGTCGACGACATGACCGCGCACGATCGAGGCAAAGATCACTCGCAACGCGCTCCCTTTTAGCGCGATCCGGACTTTTCGCCACCCGAAGGAGGGGCGGTTCTACGCCGGTCAAGTGAAAACGCCAGCAATTCACCCATATGCACCTTTAGTCACATAGATACTTGCTGTGAACCTGGAAGGACTGATGGTGACTGTCCCCTCAACCAGGAGAACACCTCATGATCCTGTCCATCTCAGGCGTCGTCCTGCTCGGCATCATCTGCTTCCTGTTCTTCAAGAAGGACGGCATGAAGGCCTCGCACGCCCTGGTCAGCGCCCTCTTCGGGTTCTACCTCGCGGGCACCGCCATCGCCCCCAGCATCACCGCGGGCGGACAGAGCCTCGCCAGCCTTCTGGGCGGGATCAAGTTCTGACGCCCCCCAGTCCCTTCCACCCCTTCAGGAGTACGACGTGGCCCGGCGACCACTCCCCCGCATTCTGAGCAGCGGCAGCGCCCAGATCGCTCGCAGCCGAGAGATCGCGCGCACGGCCGCCGACAGCGCCACCGATGTGCTCCATCCGCTGATCACCATCTCGCGTGGTCTGCGGAAGCTGGCCGCGACCGCGCGCGCCAAGTGGGCCGCGACCCCCAAGGAGCGGCGCGGTCCCACGCTGTTCCTGGTCGCGGCCTGCATCCTCGTCGTCGCCTTCATGCCGTACGGCCCGCTGCTCGCCCTCGTCGGGGTGATGGGCACGGCCGCCTGGCAGGGACGGGAGCGCCCGGTCGTCAAGACCGGGCCCGACGACGCCGAGGTCGCCCGGCTCAAGGGCCTGTACGAGGCCCTGGTGCCGTACTTCTCGCTCCCCGACGACCCGGAGCCGCTCTTCTCCCACGGCGGCGACTGGAGCGAGGCCTTCGCGGACTACACCTTCGACGAGGACGGCCGGCCCACCCGGCTCCGCATCTCCTACCCCCCGTACTTCACCGACGGCGAGCCCGCCGCCCGCGCCCGCATCGAGCAGCTGCTGCACGCCAAGTCGGGCCGGGGCCGCGAGTACCTGTTCGATTGGGACGAGGAGGGCAACCGGCTGACCATGCACGTGCTCGACGCGCTCCCCACCACCATCGCCGCCCAGCACTTCGTCACCGTGCCCGGCGAGACCGTGCTCGGCTTCACCGACGCCGACGCCGTCCAGCGGACCGTGCCCGTCCGGGCCGCCGACGGCACCGAGGACGCCCCGGCCGTCGTCTGGCGCACCGGGCCGCGCTCCACGGAACCGCACCTGCTGGCCGTCGGACAGCCCGGCAGCGGCACCACCTCCCTGCTGCGCTCGATCGCGCTCCAGGCCCTCCCCCACG includes the following:
- a CDS encoding HEAT repeat domain-containing protein, encoding MFDPVIAPSGTLLGLLQRGRGDGTLHALAAPRAEALAALNGCVLDDPRHDWQVENRSLYYARLYLDLHGGLEEIEAHLFGAEDHLDTEEGRTGLALAVLGHLASYGRRDALLLLRRYAATGTNWAWALDELALRDDDAGLRSLALPVLARFPADAEGEAELAAAVRDAFEPRPWRLWAEDPRAAVGARIKAAGEQGSFDRWQRQLRPSGPRPGWSVQAVLDWAQEGLERGAELHGPAARCLVAVAAPEDRELILATARRGPDGARCAALHYLAEAQDPAVLDLVELAAGEASRTVADAAVAAFERMCGEAAVDRARGWVHRPDALGTAAAGMLAFRGGTQDSPLVLGALRETVRAQGPDAAALYPLVDGAGRLGIGCAAPVLRHIYRETASSQLRGRTARALAATDPTFANGFAVECLWDCEETTRELAALHAETGDVRVAERLRRLAADPAEEAEVQTAVRNRIGPDLDLQV
- a CDS encoding ankyrin repeat domain-containing protein, encoding MSESPTPDPEVVELASKVFDLARTGDAATLAAYVDAGVPANLTNEKGDSLVMLAAYHGHADAVSALLERGADADRANDRGQTPLAGAVFKGEDAVIRALLAGGANPEAGTPSAVDTARMFGKAELLELFGTG